From the genome of Eucalyptus grandis isolate ANBG69807.140 chromosome 2, ASM1654582v1, whole genome shotgun sequence, one region includes:
- the LOC120290662 gene encoding probable LRR receptor-like serine/threonine-protein kinase At4g29180: protein MALIYEFMSNGNVQQHLSAHSPNVLSWSQRLQIAVDAAQGLEYLHNGCKPPIIHRDLKTPNILLNENMQAKICDFGLSKAYVREQDSYISTCPAGTPGYLDPEFHILGHSSQKSDIYSFGIVLFELITGHPAIIRSPKGIMHILRWVTPLIERGDIQSIADPRLNGQFSIGSAWKAVEIAMACVPTNAVERADMNHVLSELKECLTVEISSGRSQRMGNSERRSEFDTTTMELDSPPYAR, encoded by the exons CATGTCCAACGGAAATGTGCAGCAACATTTGTCAG CACACAGCCCAAATGTTTTGAGTTGGAGCCAGAGACTACAAATCGCAGTCGATGCAGCTCAAG GTTTGGAGTACCTACATAACGGCTGCAAACCTCCTATTATCCATAGAGATCTAAAGACGCCCAATATTTTACTAAATGAGAACATGCAAGCAAAGATTTGTGATTTTGGATTATCGAAAGCATATGTAAGAGAGCAGGATTCTTATATTTCGACTTGTCCTGCGGGGACACCTGGTTATCTCGATCCAGA GTTTCATATACTTGGACACTCGAGCCAAAAGAGTGACATATACAGCTTTGGCATAGTTTTGTTCGAGTTAATCACAGGCCACCCTGCCATTATAAGAAGTCCGAAGGGCATCATGCACATACTTCGGTGGGTAACTCCACTCATAGAAAGAGGGGACATTCAAAGCATTGCCGATCCGAGGTTAAATGGCCAATTCAGCATCGGTTCTGCGTGGAAAGCGGTGGAAATAGCCATGGCATGTGTACCAACGAACGCGGTTGAAAGGGCAGACATGAACCATGTTCTATCGGAACTAAAAGAGTGCTTGACAGTAGAGATCAGTTCAGGAAGAAGCCAAAGAATGGGAAATAGTGAGAGAAGAAGTGAGTTTGATACAACCACAATGGAGCTTGATAGTCCTCCGTATGCCCGTTAA